From the Porphyrobacter sp. CACIAM 03H1 genome, the window ACCGCCTTCGACTATGCCGAGATGACCACCCGCAATCGCGGCTTCGTGACCGAGGCCGAGCAGGCGCGCTTGCGCGAGGCTTGTGTTTTCATTCCGGGTGTCGGCGGCATGGGCGGCGCGGCCTTCATGGCATTGCTGCGCGCAGGCGTGGGCAACTTCATCATCGCCGATCTTGACGGTTTCGAGGTCTCGAACCTCAACCGCCAGCTGTTTGCCCGCGCCGACACAATTGGTCAGCACAAGGCCGAGGCGGCGGCGCGGCTGGCGCGCGAGATCAATCCCGAAGTCCGGATCGAGGTGCTGGGGCGCGAATGGACCGAGCGGCTCCCGGAGATCCTCCCGCGCGTCGATGTGGCGATCAACGGCACCGACGATGCGGCGGCAGGGGCGGAGTATTACCGCCAGTGCCGCGCCCACGGGCGCACGCTGATCGATGCCTATGCCTCGCCGCTGCCCTCGGTGACGGTGGTGCGCCCGGGCGACCCGCGGCTTGAAGAGCGGCTCGGCTATCCCACGGTGGGCGTGCCTTGGCAGTCCATCACCAAGGACATGGGCGTGGAATGCCTGATGAAGGAGATCGAGTATGTGCTCGTCCACTCCTCCAGCCACAAATATGTCGATCTCGAAGTCGCGGGCGAAGTCGCTTCGGGCAAGCGTTCGCGCTTCAGTTTCTCGACGATGGTGACCATGGCCGGCACGATGATGGCGGAGGAGGCGATCCGGGTGATCCTCGGTCGGGCCGGCGGCACCGATTATCGCGGCTATTTCTTCAACGCCCATGCCCAGCGGGTCGAGCGCCCGCTGGCCGCGCCCCTCGCCTTTGCCAAGCGGGCGTTGGTGCGGCGCTTCATGGCGAAGCTCCTCGCATGACCGCGACCGGCGCCCTGCTGACGGCCATCGGCCTGCTTGCCGCTCTCGTGGCGCGCATGGGCGTCGCCACGGCTGCGCGCGGGGGTGGGGTTGCGGGGTATCTGGCGCGGCTGCTGACGCTCGTCGCGCTGCTGCTCGCCCTGCGGCTGGCCGGCGCGGCGCTGCCCTCGCCGGTGGTGGTGGCGGCCACGATGGCGGTTGCAGCATGGCTGCCGCTGGTGACGCTGCGCCTTGCCGAGGAACTGGTGCGCCGCCATGCGCCGCGCGTGGTCAAGCTGCTGGCGCTGGCGGGCGCGGGGGCATTCTCGCTGCTGGCGGTCACATTCGGGCTGGTCTGGACGGGGCCCGCGCTGGTCGCGCTCGCGCTGTTCCAGGCGGCGGTGGTGATCGCGATCCTCGTCCACCTGCTCACGCAGCGCGGCACCGTCTCGCTGGCCGAGCGGCGCGCGGCCGACATGCTGGCGCTGGCCTTCGCGCTGGCGCTGCCGCTGCTGGCGACGGATTTCGCCTGGGCCTTCCCGGACCTGCCGTTCCGCGGCGGGCCTTTCGCGGCGCTGGTCTTCGTGCTCGCCTGCTCGCGCCTTGCCGGCACGGCGAGCCGTCCGCTGCGGCTGCTGGGCGATGTTCTGGTGGCGGCCGGAGCTGGCGGACTCGTCGCGCTTGCGGCCCAGATCGCTGCCGTGTCCGCTGCGCTCGCCATTGCGCTCGCCGCCACGGCCAGCGCGGCGGCGGCGCTGGTGCTGCTGGTCGAACGCTTCGCCGACACGGCCGCGCGCGGGGAGAGCCTGCTCATCCCCGTCGCCCGCGCCGCGCCGGACGAGGCCGCGATCCTCGCTGCCCATCCGCTGCTCGCCAACGCCGTGCCAGTGACCGCCGATGCGCTCACCGACCTTCCCGCCGATCTGCTGTCGGCGCTCGCTGCCAAGCCCGTGGTCACCTCCGCGCGCGATCCTGCAAGCGAGACCCTGACCGGCGCCGCGCGCGAGCTCCTCGCCCGCTACGGCGCCAGTCACCTGCTGCGCCTGTCGCCCGCGCCCGCGCCGCGCTTCCTCGCGATCTCGGGAGGCGCGCTCGAGGAGGAGCGGCTGACGCAGGAGCTCACCATTGTCGCCCGTCTGCTGGAGCGTGCCCCATGACCCTGATCCTGCGCGAAGGCGATTCCGAGGCCTTCTTCGAAGCCCCTTTCCACGCCTATCCGCCGGTCATCGGCTATGTCTCGCCGATGCGAGGAGACATCCTGCGCATGCTCGATCCGGGCAAGAACCCGCTCTGGACCTCGGGCAATCCCTATCGCTTCTGGACGGTGCATCGCGCCGGCGGCGCGCCGGTGGGGCGGATCATTGCCCACCTTCACCGCCAGTCGAATGAACGCTGGGGCTGGAATCGCGCGCAGTTCGGTTTCTTCGATTGCGCCGACGATCCCGAGGCCGCGCGCCTGCTGCTCGATGCCGCCGAGGGCTTCGCCCGCGATCAGGGGATGTCCGAGCTTGTCGGCAACTTCAACCTCACCGCGATGCAGCAATGCGGCGTGATGACCGGGGGGTTCGAGAACACCGCCTATACCGACATGATCGTCGGCGCGCCGTGGCTGCCGGGGATGCTGCAGGCGAACGGCTTTGCGCCGTTCTTCCCGATGACCACTTTCGAGATCGACCTCTCCCGCGCCGCTCCGCCCCCGGCCGGGCTCGACCCTGCGCATTTCACCTTCGCCCCGATCCGCAAATCGACTTTCCCCGAGCGGATGGAGGAGGCCCGCCTGCTGCTCAACGACGGCTTTCACGACAACCCCATGTTCGTGCCCCTGACGGCGGAGGAGTTTCGCTTCCAGGCCGGCGAGCTCAGCACGATCCTCGACCCGCGCCTGTCATCGGTCGTGAAACAGGACGGGGTTCCGGTGGGAGTGATCATCGCGATCCCCGATCTCAACGGCTTCCTCAAGGCCACCCGCTCGCGGATCGGGTTGACGACGCCGTGGCACTTCCTGCGTTACCGCATGAACCGCAAGCGCGCGGTGCTAATCTTCTATTCGGTCGCCCGCGCGGCGCACGGACAGGGGATCATGAGCGCAATGCTGATCGAGACGCTCCGACGGGTGCGCGCGGCGGGCTACGAGACGGTCGGGGGCACGTGGATCGCCGACGAGAATCCGGCGAGCCTGCGGCAGGTCGAGAAGATGAACGGGCGAGCGCTCCACAAGCTGCACCTGTTCCGCAAGGCCATCGCATGACTCCCGATCTGCTCCGCTCGTTCGTCGCGGCGGCGATCGCCTCCCCCAGT encodes:
- a CDS encoding HesA/MoeB/ThiF family protein, whose product is MTAFDYAEMTTRNRGFVTEAEQARLREACVFIPGVGGMGGAAFMALLRAGVGNFIIADLDGFEVSNLNRQLFARADTIGQHKAEAAARLAREINPEVRIEVLGREWTERLPEILPRVDVAINGTDDAAAGAEYYRQCRAHGRTLIDAYASPLPSVTVVRPGDPRLEERLGYPTVGVPWQSITKDMGVECLMKEIEYVLVHSSSHKYVDLEVAGEVASGKRSRFSFSTMVTMAGTMMAEEAIRVILGRAGGTDYRGYFFNAHAQRVERPLAAPLAFAKRALVRRFMAKLLA
- a CDS encoding GNAT family N-acetyltransferase, producing MTLILREGDSEAFFEAPFHAYPPVIGYVSPMRGDILRMLDPGKNPLWTSGNPYRFWTVHRAGGAPVGRIIAHLHRQSNERWGWNRAQFGFFDCADDPEAARLLLDAAEGFARDQGMSELVGNFNLTAMQQCGVMTGGFENTAYTDMIVGAPWLPGMLQANGFAPFFPMTTFEIDLSRAAPPPAGLDPAHFTFAPIRKSTFPERMEEARLLLNDGFHDNPMFVPLTAEEFRFQAGELSTILDPRLSSVVKQDGVPVGVIIAIPDLNGFLKATRSRIGLTTPWHFLRYRMNRKRAVLIFYSVARAAHGQGIMSAMLIETLRRVRAAGYETVGGTWIADENPASLRQVEKMNGRALHKLHLFRKAIA